The segment CATGTGTTAGGCAGGCTGATCTGTAATAAAatcatatatagatatatagatcaGTGGCTTGATCAGATGTCCTCAGAAATgtctcagaaagaagaaaaatatgtCCTGAAGACATTTTATCAGCTCCTTCTTACAAATGGCTGGTTTATGTTTGAGTGATGGTAAAGGTTAAACATGTAACAGTTTGCAGAGTGGATCTACGTCAGAGCATGTCTTTGCAATTATAATGATCTGCATGTGACGTGTGTACAAATGTCAATCTACAGCCTGGGCCTCCTACATGACCAATTCCCCAACTGTGATCGTGATGATTGGCTTGCCTGCCCGGGGGAAAACCTACATGTCCAAGAAGTTGACCCGCTACCTCAATTGGATTGGAGTGCCAACCAAGGGTCAGTATTAGAGGCGACACGTGCGACATTTGATCTGTCTGTGGAAGATAAACTCATGAAACACACATGTAGACTGAATCCAGTCCTTCCTGGAGCcctgtaaaacatgaaatgattGTAGAGTTAGAAGAGAAGTTGTTTTACTGTTAAACTATTTCTGGAATCTCACAGGACAGCCCCAGTGTCTTAAAGGCAGAGGTGAAGCTGAAGATTAGTAGAAATGATAATACATTGTGCCACAGAGCCTTCTTAATCCATTAGTAGTGTTGATATTGTTCCAAAATTTAACTTAAGTGAAAATGTTTCGCTTAAGGCAACAGCGGGTTGATTATTTACATGTCAGCACCGCGATCACAGGGCTGCAGTCATAGTTGTAGGTTTATGTTGTCACTTGAATGGAACGCCGGAGAACTGGTTTGGCTGACTTAGTTGAGACGAAGGTCATCAACTCAACTGTAGGAACACACTCGTTCTTTTCTTTGCCCCGAAGCGCCTCACTCTGTTTGCCTCTGTTTTGACTGTTTGCCTCTGTTCTCTTGCAGTGTTTAACCTCGGGGTTTATAGAAGAGAAGCAGTGAAGTCTTATAAGTCATATGACTTCTTCAGACATGATAATAAAGAAGCCATGCAGATTAGAAAGTGAGTGCTCATTTCTTGTGATTAATCTCTGGGGCCTATGACAGATTTGTTGTGATAGACTGATTACAAGCATCAGTCCTCTGCATGTGTTATTGGGCAAAAGCTGTTGCGAACAGTGGGCCCAATAAAACCTGGTGATGTTGACAAAGCACACTGCTGGATCTAGCCTGATTAGGTTTTATATAGTCAGCTACCACCTTTGGGTGTTTGATATTTGTTTAGCAAATAGTGCTGCTATTTAAGGTGTACATATAAGGCATATATGTTGTCTGATATGCACCAGtatgatatattatatattatgtgTTATTTCTGTGTGAGTTTATTTAGCGTTTATTCTTTATAGTACTTTATAATTACTAAATTCCCAGCAAAGTTAATTTAACATAAGTGCAACatcagtgtgtatttatgtgtatatcGGCTGATATATTAATATTGGAATTTTTTTACTCTTAATATCAGCCCTGGCCCCAAAAATCCAGTATCGGTCGGGCTTTAGTGCAATGTTTAATTTGAGTTTCTACAGTACTTTTAATGCCCTGGTTGTGTTACTACAGGCAGTGTGCTCTGGTGGCGCTGCAGGATGTCAAGGCCTATCTGAGTAAGGAAGGAGGCCAGATCGCTGTAAGAGCACAATATATTTTAACGTCACGTCTGTATGCTCTCTTAATATAATGTGTATCAAGGGTAGCTGGATTTTGTCTCAATCTGTTGTGCTGTCTCTCAGGTTTTTGATGCCACTAACACCACCAGAGAAAGGCGGGAACTCATCCTTAACTTTGCAAAAGATAATTCTTACAAGGTCAGAATTACTGTAGAATGAGTATTTAATATATTTGTCATATGTCTGGCTTGATCAGTGTGCTGATTTgagtttattttcacaaaaaaacgGATGAAATCTTTATGaagcatatttttgtttgtttgtttttgcaggtgTTTTTCGTGGAGTCAGTATGTGATGATCCAGATGTCATAGCTGCAAATATCCTGGTAAATGATGTATAATGGTTTGCAAGCCTAGTAACAAGCACACTGTGGCCTTTACACAGGTAGTGCATATCATGATACTACAGTTAACCTTCTCTACAtacatctgtttttgcaaaggaTGTGAAGGTGTCCAGCCCAGATTacccagagagagacagagaaagcgtCATGGAGGATTTTCTGAAGAGAATAGAATGCTATAAAGTGACCTACCAACCTTTAGATCCAGACGAACACGACAAGTAAGACACTGTTTCTTAAACTGACGTATCTTAACTTTGGCGGTTTGACTTTTTCAAGATCATATTTCACTCCTGTTGAGAGGGCAAAAGGGAGCAACTATTGCATAACAGCCTGAGGCTCCCGTGATCCCACTGTCAAAATACCAGCACTATCCATTTAAATGctctcacattttttccaggttttcttGGCAGTACATCAATAAGAGCCTGTACTTGCAGAACTTGTCCAGCAGGTGGAAACAGTAGATCAATTGAAATACAAATTGTTATCACCAGTTCCGGTATTTCCGGAGATCTGATCTGTAGAGCAAAAGTACGGTAAATCCAAAGCTGGAACAaatcaacaataataaatatttctatgcTTTTGGGAACCTTGACTCATGCACTGTGACTGAGAAGTCCCCACTTTGTTCAGACTACCCTTATCACTTGACTCAGCTCCAGTTTTGATTGGTTTCTTTGTCTGATGATGTCTGATGATGGTCACAGATATAAAACCTCACAAAAATTTGGTCTTGAGTAGTGACACTGTTGACTCTAGGTCTGTAGACTTTTTTTTGGACTCAGGCCAGTGGAGTGGAAGAATAGTTGTTTGTCTTCACAGTGACTCCTCCGCAGatctttttgctgttttgagcTGGATTACTGCAAGCTGCTGGCACAGAGTGTCCTAAAACATTTGATATGGGAGAATCGTGGGACACTAACAGTACAAGATATCCCTCTCCAACCCTCGAATCATTTTTGAATATCTTGCAGATAAGACCGCACGATACTTACTTACTGCCCATAACACTCTCTGGCATGAAGGGCAACAACCAGATGATATGATTACTGCCTCCAGGTCGTCTTGAgtcttctttccttccctctacCCTCAGGTATCCAAAAGAGGGCTGTCTTAATGATGTTTAGAATCCTTGTGGAGGACATGGCCTATCCATTTCCATGTTCTCCTAATTAATAGAGCCATGTCCTCCTCTTGGCATCCATTAAGGAGGTCCTGATTAGAAAGTTTCTGTGGCCAGAAGATTCTTAGGATCCTCCTCAGACTTTTTGTGTTGATGAAGACAGTTTCTGTAGATCACGGTCTGTCATCCTCCAGCACTCTGACCCGTACAGGAGTATCGACAGGACATAACATTTGTATAACTGGAGTTTAGTTGTGATGGTGAGTTGCCCTGATCTCTGGAGAGCTTGCTGGTTCTTAAAGGCTGTCCTTGCCTTGTAGAGTCTCTGATGGATGTCCTCCTTCAAGACTTCAAGACACAGTATGCATATGTAATCAACTCACTCTCTGCTTTCTTGTTTTTGCACTTTGACCCACAGGAACTTGTCCTTCATCCAGGTCATCAACGTTGGCCGTCGTTTCTTGGTAAACAGGGTGCAGGACTACATCCAGAGCAAGATTGTCTACTACCTCATGAACATCCACGTGCACTCCCACTCCATCTATCTGTGCCGGCATGGAGAGACGCATCACAACCAGGAGGGACGCCTTGGAGGAGACTCTGAACTGTCTGATAGAGGGAAACAGGTGGCTTAATGCATCATTCTCACTTTTATGTTTAATCTGCACAAAGATAATAATGTAAACATGCATATGTTGCATATGTCCTGCAAGAACATGACATCAggagaaaataatgaaattaaactccATGAAACAGACTGCAGATGCATGTTTTATAGCATAAACCCAGACAGAGAAACATTTGCTCCAGaacaactgttaaaaaaaacacctgaaccATTACTGTGAGAGTTATTTTAGTGTTCCTGTTACTCTGTGATACTCAAGCTTCACTCCAGAAATCTCTTATATTTTGTCTCTGCCAGTTTGCAGCAGCTCTAAAGGATTTTGTGGAGGAGCACCATTTGTCAGACCTGAAAGTTTGGACCAGCCAGCTGAGACGCACCATCCAGACAGCGGAGGAGCTGGGTGTGCCCTACGAACAGTGGAAGATCCTGAATGAAATAGATGCTGTATGTCCTCTGTTATATCACAAGAGCAAAAGGCACACACAAAGAGATAGGGGTGTGAATTTTTGGCTGAACAATCATTCGATTACATTCACAATTCACTAGTtggtgatttaatttaattaatgatTGAATTAAGAACAATTTCTCTTTTTTGGATCGATTTGCTGAAATGCATTGGGGTGTCCTATGAAGATTTTAAAGTTTCTTATTGTTCATTGAACTAGCCAGTGTATTAAAGGGTTTCTTATTGACTTTTGAAGAGTGCCTAGGACCTTCCTTTTTCTCTAGCGTCAGTTCACTTTGAGTTTGGAAATTGTGATTCAAGTCCACTACTGGATTCAAAATTTCCTATCATGTGCCATAATGTAAGACTATCCTTTTTCTGCCGAAACGTGAACAAATCAGACAACAGGATTATTGcagtattattatattacaaaACTATTGTCAAAAAGTTGAACTTTTATAGTGTTTTGTAAGATCACCACAatgttagtttgtttttctaaGAATCGGTTCAGAGTGTTTCATATCGATTGAGGCCAAACTCAGAGTGattcattatatttatttatttcagcaaaTCAATGCGGGTGAATCAGCAGAATTCATAATCGGTGCAttgatgcaatgaatgaatcattacaccACCAGAAAGGGCACATTATAGGTGTGGATTTTTTGCTCATTGTGTTATTTTGCTCaatagggtgtgtgtgaggagatgACCTATAAGATGATTGAGGAGACATACCCAGAGGAATTTGCCATGAGAGACCAGGACAAGTACCACTACCGCTACCCTGGGGGAGAGGTAACACATCTGTCTTTTCTCCAGAGTGGgagctgccagtgtgtgtgaggtgtgtgtttgtgttcattaatGGGAGTGGGCTATTGCACAAAGGTGTGTAACTTCAAATTGATTCATGTAACATGGAGTCACAGATTTGCGTAAGATTTTGTGGAAAGGTAGGCTGAGTTCATGCCAGCTGGCAATAAAGGGGGTGTGGCTGTGGGAGTGGCCTATAACAAAAAGGTGTGTAACTTCTAAACGGATTCATGTGACATGGCCAGACTTGGtcgaaagacacacacacacacatatacatgtagaCTTTAATTGGTGACATTTTTGCCATGCACCCTCATACTTTAGCCACGCCCCCTTCATAACTTAACAGAGCTCTTGTTTCGATGGTGTGAGTTAGCCCCGCCTCCTATACTTTTGCCACACCCCCTTTCCTGACTCTTAGCTGTTTGTGTTAGACACTTGTGAGAGGCATCAATTGAACTTGGCAGAGTTTACTTTTTCAGCAGTGTGGTTTAGCCATGTCATCTCCCTCTGTTGGTTCATCAGTTCAGTGGTCCTCAAAAATCCCTTCCATAACGCTGTTCCCACCCTGTGGCAGCTGCAACGTTTTTCCTGTGAGGCTGAACTTTGCCACAGAGGTCAAAAGTTtttgaggttgtgtgtgtgtaatagtgtGGATGTGCGAACCAGTCAACTTATAGGATATTTCaggcagaaaaaataacctaatAATGGTGGACAAGTAAAatctcagttaaaaaaaaaatcaatgctaGTCGGGTTCAGGTTGGGCTCGGTTACTATGCTCCTGTCTCAGGTCGGGTTCAGATAAAAATTTGTGGCCCGATCCACACTCTagtgtgtaaatgcatgcatgtaccTGGTTGGAGCTATGGCAGATTTGCACTATCAAATATTagacataaatgaaaaaataagatCCTTAACTGGTGGTTAAATTCAAAGTAATATTTTTGTTCTGCATTGATGAAATATGATTTAGTTTTCAGTGATGTTTCTGATCCTGAGCCAAACCCCACTGTGGACTCAGTgtgtgcctctcctctctctgtagtCATACCAGGACCTTGTCCAGCGGCTGGAGCCGGTCATCATGGAGCTGGAGAGACAGGGCAACGTGCTCGTCATCTGTCATCAGGCAGTCATGCGCTGTTTACTTGCCTATTTCCTGGACAAGAGTGCAGGTTAAAGGCATACATgcccagacacaaacacatgcccATGAACATAGACTTATGCCATACACAGTGTGGAAAATTTGTACCTgcattaattttttattaaaagacatcAACTTGTTTATACAAATGTGGAAGTAGGTCCTGAATAATAACTGGGTGGTTACAGTGGAAAATGCTCCTCAAAATCAAACTTATAAATAGGCATGACTACACAGAGGTTTTCCTTGGTCAGGGAAGGAAGTGGGCTGTGCCAAGGCATCAGTTTAGAACCACAGTCTGCAGACTGCGCCTACAAAAGCAGTGAGTGGGTAAACCTCTGACTTGCACCGGAGCCCACTGCATCCTCAGTTTTGGGAAGAGGAATGTAAATGTTGTGCGTCAGATACTGATAGTAAATgataagaataaaaacataGTACATGGCTTACAGCTGCTCTTCGTCTTGGGAAggcacacagacaacatgagtGGATGTTTTTAAACTTTATATCTACTGTACCATAAATCTCACCTTTTTGTTTGCACAGATGACCTGCCCTACTTGAAGTGCCCCCTGCACACTGTCCTGAAACTTACCCCTGTGGCTTATGGTAAGCCATAGAAATGCACTATTCATGAGTCAAaaccttatttattttattttgtcgcCTTCCGCCTCCCTGTGACTCTGTTTTTCCCGTGTCTCTGTGCCAGGTTGTAAAGTGGACATATTTGACTTGAAGGTGGAAGCTGTCAACACTCACAGGGACAGACCATTTGTAAGTTTGTGACTGCACTATTCAGTTGGGCTGCGTAATTGCCATTGTCATTGCCCGGGAAAACTTTgctttgttcattcatttgtgagtgagtgactgcagCCAGTGACTCTCCTGAAGGATCGGTGTAGCCGCAACTGTTTGAGCATCTGACCAGACACACTGATCTCATCGGGTCTATTTTTAGGGATTTTTAAAAAGGCCGCTGCTGTTCAAGCTTTTCCAGAGGCTGCAGAGCCAGCCTTCTGTCAAAATGTGTAGCTGTTTAATAGCGGTGACATCAAGCACTGTTCCTCCACAGAACATTTTGTGTACAACTGGACATTTGCACATTCGTCTCATTCGCAAAGGACGCATCTCATTGGCATAACATCTAATTAGCATAAACATTTTGGTACACTTTTCTATTGTATGAAAGTAGTACTTAAGCTAGCAGAGGACTTGCCTgtatataaaataattaaataactcAAGTAGAAATAAATACCTGGGGATGTTATTATGGGGAGAgatgaaaatcaaatgaaatacaaatcgGTGTTTTGTCCTCAAAACCTCAGCAGTGTCTAGTGGCTCCTGTCATGTCACAGTTTCCCATTTATCCAGCTCCATGTTTGTTCCCCCGATtgcacagtttgtgtttttgattaatGCATGGTGTGTAAACCACACATTCTAGACAGTGTGGgtgtaaacacaaaaacaaaatcacagttACATTTACTGCGAAGCTTCTTGTTAAATTGGGTGAGAATTTCCTGTCTGTTGAGACCAGCCCAACGTTGCCTTTTAGATTTACGATTGTTGGTCACAGTAGTTTTCTTTGGGAATGCGACACACATTATTATGCAAGCTCGCTGTCTTGGTTAAATAGGACACTGTCACTCTGACATCTTCTGTTACCGGCTGAGAGATGTTATCAGGCAGAGCTGCATACAAACACGTGTTAAGTCCCATGCATCttttctgtcctgtcctctctAACCAGGAAAAAGCCCGAACTGATTCTGCGCCACCAATCTTCCTGAGACGCAACAGCTTCACCCCGCTGTCCAGTCAGGACCAGGTTAAGCGACCTCGTCTCTACAGCGTGGGCAACCCTCCACACACCCGCATGTCCCAAGCCCCGTCTCTACCCATCATGCCTTTCTCTGAGGCATCTGAGGGGGCAGAGATGCTGCAAAGCCAAGTAAGAGTTCTATATGCTTtgtttccacagaaaaaaacattacaattgAAGGTTACCGAGACCTTTTTGGTgggtggaaaaataaaaagccaaAGTAGTTTGAGAGCAAATCATTATGCATCAGCAGGTGTGAGAAAGTTTACAAAAGACATTATAAAACAGAATTCAAAGAGGATTAGTAAACAAGGTCACTCCAGATATTTATGCCCTAGGTTTTTGGGACAAACAACACATGCTGATTGCCATGAGATAGATCTTGTGGTTTTCCCCGTGCTCAATGATATCGCTCACAAGTTGCCCCTTTATTGAATGTAATATTCTTCCACAAGTGCACAGTAAAATCAGAAGGGCAGGTTGCCTCAGTTTGGCCAGCTAGCTCACACATCTCAAGATCAGTTCCAGTGTAGCTGCTGCCAGTCTAAACAAATGCCTCATTCTTTGTCCAGCTGCATGTTAAGGCAGGTGCCAATTTCTCCACCCCCTTGTGTCCTGCAGGACTCCCTGAACTGTTTCAGTCCAGCAGACGCAGACGACTGTGTTCGTAGTTAAAGAGGCATGAACGATAGGTGCCTGGGCGCTTTCATCTTCGCTTATCTCTTGATGTGGAACATCTGCACTGTCCGTTTCCAGTCCCTCTTCATCTACGCACAGCCTCAGACGGAGCTATCAGCAATGCTCAGGACCAGCAGTGTGAATTCTAGGCCAGCTTCTTTAGATCGTTAAGCACTGTATTAAACACAGCTTCCTTCCACTAGATAATATGTGAAAGTGGTAGGGGCCTCTCTGTCATcaacttgctttttttttttttttttttattgtcgtCAGTTCGATAAAgattgtatatgtgtgcatgaacTCAATGCATTTGTACAACAGTCTCCAATCAATATTGAATTTCCCTCAAACAAAAATCTGGgtattttctcttttccctttctcttttctcttttctgggtcacagtcatttttaaaaggataACTCCAATATTTTGggcaaattacattttttttttacacttacacagattgagacaagatgtttgttACCATtgtc is part of the Myripristis murdjan chromosome 7, fMyrMur1.1, whole genome shotgun sequence genome and harbors:
- the LOC115362264 gene encoding 6-phosphofructo-2-kinase/fructose-2,6-bisphosphatase 2-like produces the protein MAASRHRAPAAGSEGPAEAKRTELRVNEKKCSWASYMTNSPTVIVMIGLPARGKTYMSKKLTRYLNWIGVPTKVFNLGVYRREAVKSYKSYDFFRHDNKEAMQIRKQCALVALQDVKAYLSKEGGQIAVFDATNTTRERRELILNFAKDNSYKVFFVESVCDDPDVIAANILDVKVSSPDYPERDRESVMEDFLKRIECYKVTYQPLDPDEHDKNLSFIQVINVGRRFLVNRVQDYIQSKIVYYLMNIHVHSHSIYLCRHGETHHNQEGRLGGDSELSDRGKQFAAALKDFVEEHHLSDLKVWTSQLRRTIQTAEELGVPYEQWKILNEIDAGVCEEMTYKMIEETYPEEFAMRDQDKYHYRYPGGESYQDLVQRLEPVIMELERQGNVLVICHQAVMRCLLAYFLDKSADDLPYLKCPLHTVLKLTPVAYGCKVDIFDLKVEAVNTHRDRPFEKARTDSAPPIFLRRNSFTPLSSQDQVKRPRLYSVGNPPHTRMSQAPSLPIMPFSEASEGAEMLQSQDSLNCFSPADADDCVRS